In Mastigocladopsis repens PCC 10914, a single window of DNA contains:
- a CDS encoding gamma carbonic anhydrase family protein translates to MSTASFWSSVDISQAAFIAANAVVMGSVKIAAGVSIWYGAVVRGDVERIEIGECTNIQDGAILHGDPGKPTILEDHVTVGHRAVVHSAYIERGSLIGIGAVVLDGVRLGAGSIIGAGAVVTKDVPPFSLIVGVPGKVVRQISEAEATELIEHAKRYRKLALVHAGKGTDIGFRVAE, encoded by the coding sequence GTGTCTACCGCTTCCTTCTGGTCTTCTGTTGATATTTCTCAAGCTGCCTTTATAGCAGCGAACGCTGTGGTGATGGGTTCGGTAAAAATTGCAGCAGGGGTGAGCATATGGTACGGTGCAGTGGTGAGAGGAGATGTGGAACGCATAGAAATTGGTGAATGTACAAACATTCAAGATGGAGCAATATTACACGGTGATCCCGGGAAACCCACAATTTTAGAAGACCATGTTACCGTAGGGCATCGTGCTGTAGTCCATTCGGCTTATATTGAACGCGGCAGCTTGATTGGAATTGGCGCAGTTGTTTTAGATGGGGTACGCTTAGGTGCTGGTAGCATTATTGGTGCTGGTGCAGTTGTTACTAAAGATGTACCGCCTTTTTCCCTAATTGTGGGTGTACCAGGCAAAGTCGTACGCCAAATTTCTGAAGCTGAAGCAACAGAACTCATTGAACACGCCAAACGTTACAGAAAGTTAGCTTTGGTTCATGCTGGCAAGGGTACGGACATTGGGTTTAGGGTAGCTGAGTAG
- the hisC gene encoding histidinol-phosphate transaminase: protein MSYFRPAIDAMTGYIPGEQPKPVTKIIKLNTNENPYPPSPKAMEVLQNLDGEWLRRYPDPFAREFCQAVSDALGVPGDWIIVGNGSDELLNVLIRCCAEGSVRKVVYPVPTYVLYRTLSAIQPAQVVEVPYPANFQLPIKDLVVANGAITFIASPNSPSGHVVPLDDLRELAQQVSGIVAIDEAYVDFAESTALPLVQEFENVIVLRTLSKGYSLAGLRMGFGVANPKLLAGFFKVKDSYNIDAIAIAVGTAAMRDQAYKNACADKVKISRTKLTVDLKNLGWRVLDSQGNFVLATPTERNAESLYLGLKELGILVRYYKQAGLEDKLRITVGTDEQNQTLMEALVNLMNKSR from the coding sequence ATGAGCTACTTCCGTCCTGCCATTGATGCCATGACTGGCTACATTCCTGGTGAGCAACCCAAACCAGTAACAAAAATTATCAAACTCAACACAAATGAAAATCCCTATCCGCCTTCCCCAAAGGCGATGGAAGTGCTGCAAAATTTAGATGGTGAATGGCTACGGCGCTACCCTGATCCATTTGCGAGAGAGTTTTGTCAGGCAGTAAGCGATGCGTTGGGAGTGCCTGGGGATTGGATCATTGTGGGTAATGGTAGTGATGAGCTACTAAATGTGCTGATACGCTGTTGTGCGGAGGGGAGCGTACGCAAAGTCGTGTATCCTGTACCAACCTACGTGCTGTATCGGACTTTATCAGCCATACAACCTGCTCAAGTGGTTGAAGTTCCTTACCCTGCTAACTTTCAGTTACCGATTAAGGATCTCGTTGTGGCGAATGGAGCAATTACTTTTATTGCTTCTCCCAATAGCCCCTCTGGTCATGTGGTACCGTTGGATGATCTGCGGGAATTGGCGCAGCAAGTCTCAGGAATTGTTGCGATTGATGAAGCTTACGTTGACTTTGCTGAGTCTACGGCTTTACCCTTGGTGCAAGAATTCGAGAACGTGATTGTATTACGTACTTTGTCGAAAGGGTATTCGTTGGCAGGTTTGCGGATGGGCTTTGGAGTGGCAAATCCCAAACTACTGGCTGGATTTTTTAAGGTAAAAGACAGTTATAACATTGATGCGATCGCCATAGCAGTGGGTACAGCAGCAATGCGGGATCAAGCCTACAAGAATGCTTGTGCTGACAAAGTAAAAATCTCGCGGACTAAGCTAACGGTGGATTTAAAGAATTTGGGATGGAGAGTGCTTGATTCTCAAGGTAACTTTGTTTTGGCAACTCCGACCGAGAGAAACGCAGAGTCTCTTTACTTGGGGTTAAAGGAACTAGGAATTTTGGTGCGTTACTATAAGCAAGCTGGGTTAGAAGATAAGCTGCGGATTACGGTTGGCACGGACGAGCAAAACCAAACGTTAATGGAAGCGTTAGTTAACTTGATGAACAAAAGTAGGTAA
- a CDS encoding M16 family metallopeptidase: protein MSVFQRLHRYRFLLLLLTFTLMTVLLLGDESYSQITTASTWLNSHKIIVSKKTEPLLLTENVRKTVLNNGLAVLTKEVHSSPVVTVQVWYKVGSRNEEPGLNGIAHQLEHMMFKGTKNRPIQFGRLLSALGSDSNAFTSYDQTAYYNTAERDKLTALLELEADRMQNALIDSVGLAGEKRVVISELQGYENSPDYRLSRAVMQAAFPNHTYGLPVGGTEADVQRFNLEQVRKYYHNFYSPDNAVLVIVGDFQTEPTLEAVEEIFGEIPKAQDSKLKTQDSTPLSTQASGLKTPIMLREPGAGALLQAVYPLPDVNHPDVPALDLMDYILTDGRNSRLEQVLVESGLANDVSASVISLIESGWYELLVTADPNQDLKKIDSVVRSALAQLTKKGVTTEELNRAKAKLEASLILSNRDITSLALQLGNDETTAGDYRYTDRYLADVRQVTVADVQRVAKKYLKPEARTVGFFKPTRVNAKGNGDKTNFRHNTENFALGTSVTTQEVAKYLPPVMASVPTTHLLPEQFTLSNGLRVLLVPDTSTPTVTLSGYIKAGQEFETEDKAGLASVVAENLMNGTKTKDVLTVAKTLEDRGASLEFETYREGVRIEGDSMAADLPVLIQTLADVVKNATFPKKELELTRQQALTGLKQELDDPSEVAERTFVQSVYPKNHPLHTFPTEQSLQRISREDVIEFKTKHYRPDTTVLALVGDFAPAQVQALIETEFSNWKASGLPPRLKYPTVSLPEKVVSINPVLPGKAQAITYMGNTGINRKDPRFYAALVLNQILGGDTLSSRLGAEVRDRQGLTYGIYSNFLAGNNSGTFLIEMQTSPEDTRQAIASTRKLLTEIHQKGVTALEVETAKHILISNYIVSLADPEELTGKILMNEVYGLEKEELRDFTEKVQAVNLDQVNQAARELLYPDKIVVVTAGPAVFANQEIMSH, encoded by the coding sequence ATGTCTGTATTTCAGAGATTGCATCGATATCGTTTTCTTTTGTTACTGTTAACTTTTACGCTAATGACGGTGTTGTTGCTTGGAGATGAATCTTATAGCCAGATAACAACCGCTTCCACATGGTTAAATTCACATAAAATAATCGTTTCAAAAAAAACAGAGCCTCTTTTGTTAACTGAGAATGTTCGCAAGACAGTATTGAACAATGGTCTTGCCGTCCTGACTAAGGAAGTACACTCCAGTCCAGTCGTGACTGTGCAGGTCTGGTACAAGGTAGGATCGCGCAACGAGGAACCTGGATTAAATGGTATTGCCCACCAGTTAGAACACATGATGTTTAAAGGCACGAAAAACCGTCCAATTCAATTTGGACGATTGTTGAGTGCTTTGGGCAGTGACTCAAATGCTTTCACTAGCTATGACCAAACGGCATACTACAATACAGCAGAGCGCGACAAGCTGACAGCGCTGTTGGAGCTAGAAGCAGACAGAATGCAAAATGCTCTGATTGATTCTGTGGGACTAGCGGGCGAAAAGCGAGTTGTTATTTCCGAGTTGCAGGGTTACGAAAATAGCCCTGACTACCGCTTGAGCCGCGCTGTGATGCAAGCCGCTTTTCCCAATCATACTTACGGGTTGCCTGTTGGTGGCACGGAAGCTGATGTCCAAAGGTTTAATTTAGAGCAGGTGCGGAAGTACTACCACAATTTCTACAGTCCTGATAATGCTGTTTTAGTGATTGTTGGAGATTTCCAAACTGAACCAACTCTTGAAGCAGTTGAAGAGATTTTTGGGGAAATACCTAAGGCTCAAGACTCAAAACTCAAAACTCAAGACTCAACTCCATTGAGCACTCAAGCTTCAGGACTCAAGACTCCCATAATGTTACGGGAACCAGGAGCAGGAGCGTTGTTACAAGCTGTATATCCGTTACCGGATGTTAATCACCCGGATGTGCCAGCGCTAGATCTGATGGATTACATTTTAACAGACGGACGGAATTCTCGCCTTGAGCAGGTGTTGGTAGAATCGGGTTTAGCCAATGATGTTTCAGCTTCTGTAATTAGCTTGATAGAATCAGGTTGGTATGAGTTGTTGGTTACGGCAGATCCGAATCAAGACTTAAAAAAAATTGACTCAGTTGTAAGAAGTGCTCTTGCCCAACTGACAAAAAAAGGAGTCACAACAGAAGAACTGAATCGAGCTAAGGCGAAATTAGAAGCGTCTCTTATTTTGAGTAACCGTGATATCACCAGTCTTGCATTGCAATTAGGTAATGATGAGACAACTGCTGGTGATTATCGCTATACAGACCGCTATTTAGCAGATGTTCGCCAAGTTACGGTGGCGGATGTGCAGCGTGTGGCAAAAAAATACCTCAAACCAGAAGCACGTACAGTGGGCTTTTTTAAGCCTACGCGGGTCAACGCAAAGGGGAATGGTGACAAGACGAACTTCAGACACAACACTGAAAATTTCGCCTTAGGAACATCTGTGACGACACAGGAAGTAGCAAAGTATCTTCCTCCCGTAATGGCAAGTGTTCCTACAACCCATCTGCTACCAGAGCAATTCACATTATCTAACGGTTTACGGGTATTGCTTGTGCCCGACACAAGTACTCCCACTGTGACACTTTCTGGTTACATCAAAGCTGGTCAGGAATTTGAAACAGAGGATAAAGCTGGATTGGCGTCTGTTGTTGCAGAGAACTTAATGAATGGGACGAAGACAAAGGATGTCTTGACTGTTGCCAAAACCTTAGAAGATCGCGGAGCAAGCCTTGAGTTTGAAACGTATCGAGAAGGTGTGCGAATTGAGGGTGATAGCATGGCAGCTGACTTACCCGTTCTGATTCAGACTTTAGCAGACGTTGTCAAAAATGCTACTTTTCCCAAAAAAGAATTAGAATTGACTCGTCAACAAGCATTAACTGGTCTTAAGCAGGAATTAGATGACCCTTCAGAAGTCGCAGAAAGAACATTTGTACAATCGGTTTACCCGAAAAACCATCCCTTACATACATTTCCAACAGAGCAAAGTTTGCAGCGCATAAGCCGTGAAGATGTCATTGAATTTAAGACAAAACATTACCGTCCAGATACGACAGTGCTAGCGCTGGTAGGAGATTTTGCTCCTGCACAAGTGCAAGCACTTATAGAAACTGAGTTTAGTAACTGGAAAGCCAGCGGTTTACCACCAAGGTTAAAGTATCCAACGGTATCTTTGCCAGAAAAAGTTGTGAGTATCAACCCAGTTCTTCCAGGTAAAGCTCAAGCCATTACTTACATGGGTAATACAGGTATTAACCGCAAAGACCCCCGCTTTTATGCAGCCTTGGTGTTGAATCAGATTTTGGGTGGCGATACTCTCTCCAGTAGACTGGGAGCAGAAGTGCGCGATCGCCAAGGGCTAACCTATGGAATATATAGCAACTTCCTTGCTGGAAACAATTCTGGAACATTCTTAATTGAGATGCAAACCAGTCCAGAAGATACCCGTCAGGCTATTGCTAGTACCCGCAAACTGCTGACGGAAATCCATCAAAAAGGCGTTACTGCACTGGAAGTAGAGACAGCTAAACACATTTTGATCAGCAACTACATTGTATCCCTGGCAGATCCAGAGGAATTAACTGGTAAAATCCTAATGAATGAGGTGTACGGGCTAGAGAAAGAGGAATTGCGCGATTTTACTGAAAAAGTTCAAGCAGTCAACCTTGATCAAGTTAATCAAGCAGCTCGTGAGTTACTCTATCCAGATAAAATCGTTGTAGTGACAGCTGGACCTGCTGTGTTTGCAAACCAAGAGATTATGAGTCATTAG
- a CDS encoding TIGR02652 family protein yields MMNPGLQYPIFGPEIQCPHCRQTIPALTLTDTYLCPRHGAFEANPKSGELIHLQSGRHWRRWNGEWYRQHTHPDGIRFEIHEALDKLYTQGYRATRVIIAKRYQELMSGYLERSSPWRSGQAETTSARLYGLPVEFSPEPSENPCWEVINFDLEKEPGVPVRYPYFRLFE; encoded by the coding sequence ATGATGAATCCAGGCTTGCAGTACCCCATATTCGGTCCAGAAATTCAGTGTCCCCACTGCCGCCAAACAATCCCGGCTCTGACACTAACAGACACGTATTTATGTCCGCGTCATGGCGCGTTTGAAGCTAATCCGAAGAGTGGAGAATTAATCCACCTACAGTCAGGACGTCATTGGCGAAGATGGAATGGCGAATGGTATCGGCAGCATACTCATCCCGATGGCATTCGATTTGAAATTCACGAAGCTTTAGACAAGCTCTATACCCAAGGCTACCGAGCGACACGGGTTATTATTGCTAAACGCTATCAAGAGTTGATGAGCGGCTACCTAGAGCGTAGCAGCCCTTGGCGTTCTGGACAGGCGGAGACGACTTCGGCGCGACTATATGGTTTACCTGTAGAGTTCAGCCCTGAACCCTCGGAAAACCCCTGTTGGGAAGTGATTAATTTCGATTTGGAAAAAGAGCCTGGTGTGCCAGTGAGATATCCATATTTTAGGTTGTTTGAGTAA
- a CDS encoding VOC family protein, whose protein sequence is MHHASIRTANIQRAIAFYEELGFSVCERFTTGYTLACWMEGLNGRIELIQIPQPKPAPDAFADEHYVGYYHLSFDLTDIIPDLSSWLINLKERFLVLVNNNPDLLEPLKVLLEPTQQQIGNCIYEVAFIADTDGLPLEFIRVLATLS, encoded by the coding sequence ATGCATCACGCTTCTATTCGTACCGCGAATATCCAAAGAGCGATCGCCTTCTACGAAGAGCTAGGGTTTAGCGTTTGTGAGCGCTTCACTACAGGCTACACTCTTGCTTGTTGGATGGAAGGATTAAATGGCAGAATTGAACTGATCCAAATTCCTCAACCGAAACCAGCCCCTGATGCATTTGCAGACGAACATTATGTGGGCTACTACCATCTCTCATTCGATTTAACTGATATAATTCCAGATTTATCTAGTTGGTTAATAAATTTAAAAGAACGTTTTTTGGTGTTAGTAAACAACAATCCTGACCTGTTAGAACCACTGAAAGTTCTTTTGGAACCTACACAGCAGCAGATAGGTAATTGTATTTACGAAGTAGCTTTTATTGCAGATACTGATGGTTTGCCTTTAGAATTCATCCGCGTATTAGCAACGCTCTCCTAG
- a CDS encoding photosystem II protein Y: MDIDMRVAIVLAPVAIAAGWAAFNIGAAALNQLQNFLNREA; this comes from the coding sequence ATGGACATTGATATGCGTGTCGCAATTGTTTTAGCTCCAGTCGCGATCGCTGCTGGTTGGGCAGCGTTTAACATTGGTGCGGCTGCTTTAAATCAATTGCAAAACTTTTTGAATAGAGAAGCCTAA
- a CDS encoding bifunctional folylpolyglutamate synthase/dihydrofolate synthase, with protein MDIDSLLQPFQHFGVHLGLERIVTLLANLGNPHHQVPIIHVAGTNGKGSVCAYLSSILTEAGYRTGRYTSPHLVDWTERICLNEQAISSERLYQLLLQVQAAIQPDEESPTQFEVITAAAWLYFAQQQVDVAVVEVGLGGRLDATNVCSNPLVTIITSISREHWQILGSTVAEIATEKAGILKAGCPVVMGPLPPEAEQVVRAAASSSAECKADAPRWRSLSAGLTLSRALELQCPVIEPQRARQIDSGWAEYQTIHNSNLIKYPLPLQGQIQLMNSALALAAIEILQTQGWHISEEAIITGMANTKWLGRMQWTTWRNYKLLLDGAHNPAAAQVLRDYVDSIESQPITWVMGMLSTKDHAEIFQALLQPNDRLYLVPVPDQSSADPTELAKLAQTLCPELTFCQTYADLSSALEAAFTSTENLVVLCGSLYLVGHFLATTIQNK; from the coding sequence GTGGATATCGACTCCTTACTTCAGCCCTTCCAACACTTTGGCGTCCATCTTGGATTGGAACGCATTGTTACACTGCTGGCAAATCTTGGAAATCCCCATCATCAAGTCCCGATTATTCATGTTGCTGGTACCAACGGCAAAGGTTCTGTTTGTGCCTACCTCTCGTCCATACTCACCGAAGCGGGTTATCGTACAGGACGTTACACTTCTCCCCATTTAGTTGATTGGACAGAACGTATTTGCCTCAACGAACAAGCGATTTCTTCTGAGAGACTGTACCAATTATTACTTCAAGTGCAAGCTGCTATTCAACCAGATGAAGAGTCACCAACTCAGTTTGAAGTGATTACCGCAGCAGCTTGGTTATATTTTGCACAGCAGCAAGTTGATGTAGCGGTGGTAGAAGTTGGGCTGGGAGGACGCTTGGACGCCACAAACGTTTGCTCAAACCCCCTCGTTACCATCATCACTTCCATCAGCCGCGAACACTGGCAGATACTTGGTTCTACCGTTGCTGAGATTGCAACAGAAAAAGCTGGTATCCTCAAAGCTGGATGTCCTGTCGTGATGGGACCATTACCACCCGAAGCAGAACAAGTCGTGCGCGCTGCTGCAAGCAGCAGCGCTGAGTGCAAAGCAGACGCTCCGCGTTGGCGCAGCCTGTCCGCAGGACTTACGCTATCGCGTGCTTTAGAATTACAATGCCCTGTGATTGAACCTCAAAGAGCTCGTCAAATTGATTCAGGATGGGCAGAGTATCAAACAATTCATAATTCAAATTTAATTAAATATCCCTTACCATTACAGGGACAGATTCAGTTGATGAATTCAGCGTTGGCTTTAGCTGCTATAGAAATTTTACAAACACAAGGTTGGCACATATCTGAGGAAGCCATCATTACAGGAATGGCAAATACCAAATGGCTAGGGCGAATGCAATGGACAACATGGAGAAATTATAAATTATTGCTAGATGGTGCTCATAACCCAGCCGCCGCCCAAGTTTTGCGAGATTATGTAGATAGCATAGAATCCCAACCCATAACTTGGGTAATGGGAATGCTCTCTACCAAAGACCATGCTGAAATATTCCAGGCTTTACTGCAACCAAATGACCGATTGTATTTAGTACCAGTTCCCGATCAAAGTTCAGCCGATCCTACTGAATTAGCAAAACTAGCTCAAACTCTCTGCCCAGAATTGACATTTTGTCAAACTTATGCAGATTTATCCTCAGCGTTAGAGGCTGCTTTTACTTCTACAGAGAATTTGGTTGTCTTATGCGGTTCGCTGTATTTAGTTGGGCATTTTTTAGCAACCACAATTCAAAATAAGTAG